A single genomic interval of uncultured Desulfobacter sp. harbors:
- a CDS encoding pyridoxal phosphate-dependent aminotransferase, which translates to MPIADKMVGIVESASMIRKMFEEGIRMREQFGAENVFDFSLGNPDVPPPPVVKETVLDLIDNAATSHGYMPNAGYPWVRQAVADYLNAQCGVGMTGDLVVMSVGAAGALNGALKSLVNPGEEILVPAPYFVGYNQYAFIAGAGLKTVATKPDFHLDLEAIDAAINKDTRVMLINSPNNPTGVVYTKQELDELGLLLEKKSKAFGRRIYLISDEPYRKIVYDVDVPWMFGVYDHTIVLTSYSKELSLAGERVGYLAVHPGAEDAELIAAAAGVANTMMFVNAPALFQQVVGKLQGVSVDIAIYRKRRDMICEGLAAAGYDFNVPEGAFYLFPKSPIENDVEFAGLLKRENILVVPGSGFGGPGHIRLSYAVPEQVITNSMAGFKRAMEAAQKLK; encoded by the coding sequence ATGCCAATTGCAGACAAGATGGTTGGAATTGTGGAATCCGCATCCATGATCAGGAAGATGTTTGAGGAAGGCATCCGGATGAGAGAACAATTCGGTGCTGAGAATGTATTTGATTTTTCTTTGGGAAATCCTGATGTCCCGCCGCCGCCGGTGGTTAAGGAGACGGTGCTGGATCTGATCGACAATGCCGCAACCAGTCACGGATATATGCCCAATGCAGGATACCCCTGGGTACGCCAGGCTGTAGCCGATTACCTGAATGCCCAATGCGGCGTTGGGATGACCGGGGATCTGGTGGTCATGAGTGTGGGGGCGGCCGGTGCTTTGAACGGTGCCTTAAAATCCTTGGTCAATCCCGGTGAAGAGATTCTGGTGCCGGCTCCCTATTTTGTGGGGTACAATCAATACGCCTTTATTGCCGGCGCCGGCCTTAAAACCGTGGCTACCAAGCCCGACTTTCATCTGGATCTTGAGGCCATTGATGCGGCTATTAATAAGGATACCCGCGTCATGCTGATCAATTCTCCCAACAACCCCACGGGAGTGGTTTACACCAAACAGGAATTGGACGAGTTGGGACTGCTTTTAGAAAAGAAAAGCAAGGCGTTTGGTCGACGCATATACCTGATTTCGGATGAACCCTATCGCAAGATTGTCTATGATGTGGACGTGCCCTGGATGTTCGGCGTATATGACCATACCATTGTTCTGACTTCTTATTCCAAGGAGCTCTCCCTGGCCGGCGAGCGCGTGGGGTATCTTGCGGTTCATCCTGGGGCTGAAGATGCGGAATTGATTGCGGCAGCCGCCGGCGTGGCTAACACTATGATGTTTGTGAATGCCCCGGCCTTGTTCCAGCAGGTGGTGGGAAAGCTGCAGGGCGTGAGTGTGGATATTGCCATCTATCGAAAACGCAGGGATATGATCTGTGAAGGGCTTGCTGCGGCAGGGTATGATTTTAACGTACCCGAAGGCGCCTTCTACCTATTCCCCAAGAGTCCCATTGAAAATGATGTGGAATTTGCGGGCCTGCTTAAACGAGAGAATATCCTGGTCGTGCCCGGCTCCGGATTTGGTGGTCCCGGTCATATCCGGCTTTCCTATGCTGTGCCTGAACAGGTCATTACAAATTCCATGGCCGGATTCAAACGGGCCATGGAAGCGGCTCAAAAACTAAAATAA
- the rho gene encoding transcription termination factor Rho, whose translation MEPVQGYLEIMDKGFGFLRNIEENFNPKPENPYVPNSLIRKLNLREGSFIQGFGEKKSSQNVNVALIRIETINNLPFDEFIRTPMLQEQVSVNPFERYHLAQGPDDLTGKALDLIVPIGMGQRGLIIAPPKSGKTTILKHMANSVVLNHPDAKVFVLLVDERPEEVTDFQRGLTDAHVLYSSADQQIGQHMRMTRLAMHTAIRCTEIGQDAVVFIDSLTRMTRAFNIDTDSYGKTMSGGLGANAMEFPRKIFGGARKLENGGSLTIIATILVETGSRMDDVIFQEFKGTGNMDLYLSRECAEQRIWPAININKSGTRKEDLLMEPEEYEGMVNIRRSISPLDEVTAMSQFLSMIEDGL comes from the coding sequence ATGGAACCTGTTCAGGGATATCTGGAAATCATGGACAAGGGGTTTGGTTTTCTGAGGAATATTGAAGAAAATTTCAATCCCAAGCCTGAAAATCCCTATGTACCCAACAGCCTGATACGCAAACTCAATCTTAGAGAAGGTAGCTTTATTCAGGGTTTTGGAGAAAAAAAGAGCTCACAGAATGTAAACGTTGCGCTCATACGTATTGAAACCATTAACAACCTTCCCTTTGACGAGTTCATAAGAACGCCAATGCTCCAGGAGCAGGTCAGCGTCAACCCCTTTGAAAGGTATCATCTGGCCCAGGGGCCTGATGACCTGACAGGAAAAGCGTTAGATCTGATTGTTCCCATTGGCATGGGACAGCGGGGTTTGATCATCGCCCCGCCAAAATCCGGAAAAACAACAATCTTAAAACACATGGCCAATTCCGTGGTCCTCAACCACCCTGATGCTAAAGTATTTGTTCTTCTTGTGGATGAACGGCCCGAAGAAGTTACCGATTTCCAAAGAGGATTGACAGACGCCCATGTGCTGTATTCTTCTGCGGATCAACAAATCGGCCAGCATATGAGAATGACCCGCCTTGCCATGCATACGGCCATCAGATGCACGGAAATCGGCCAGGATGCCGTCGTTTTCATTGATTCTTTAACCCGGATGACCAGAGCGTTTAACATTGACACCGATTCCTATGGCAAAACAATGAGTGGCGGTCTTGGCGCCAATGCCATGGAATTCCCCAGAAAAATTTTTGGGGGTGCCCGCAAGCTTGAGAACGGCGGTTCCCTTACAATCATAGCCACCATTCTGGTCGAAACCGGCAGCCGCATGGATGATGTTATTTTCCAAGAATTCAAAGGCACGGGCAATATGGATCTTTACCTATCCAGAGAGTGCGCTGAACAAAGAATCTGGCCCGCCATTAATATCAATAAATCAGGAACCCGGAAAGAAGACCTGCTAATGGAACCTGAAGAGTATGAGGGCATGGTCAATATTCGCCGCAGTATTTCACCGTTAGATGAAGTCACGGCTATGTCACAGTTTTTATCCATGATCGAAGACGGCTTATAA
- the leuB gene encoding 3-isopropylmalate dehydrogenase, translating to MNKIAVLAGDGIGPEVMKQAIRVLDKAADIFDFELSFEYADVGGAGIDNHGKALPDSTLALCEQKDAILFGSVGGPKWENLPPEEQPERASLLKLRKHFGLYCNLRPSKVFPSLASASPLKPEIIKNGFDILCVRELTGGLYFGKPRGKRGSGPDETAFDTMVYSRFEIERIAKMAFEAARKRRSLVTSVDKANVLTSMVLWREVVIETAKSYPDVTLNHIYVDNAAMQLIRNPQQFDVLLCGNMFGDIISDECAMITGSMGLLSSASLNEKKFGLYEPAGGSAPDIAGKGIANPIAQILSAAMMLKYTFGQTQAADAIEAAISDVLDRGILTADLTDKKENAVNTEEMGTEIINALTN from the coding sequence TTGAATAAAATTGCTGTACTTGCCGGAGACGGTATCGGTCCGGAGGTGATGAAACAGGCAATCAGGGTGCTTGATAAGGCAGCTGATATTTTTGATTTTGAACTATCCTTTGAATACGCAGATGTGGGCGGTGCAGGCATTGATAATCATGGCAAAGCACTGCCGGACTCAACCCTGGCATTGTGCGAACAAAAAGATGCCATTTTGTTTGGTTCTGTAGGCGGTCCTAAATGGGAAAATCTGCCACCCGAGGAACAGCCTGAACGTGCTTCGCTTCTAAAGTTGCGTAAACATTTTGGTTTATACTGCAACCTGAGACCATCCAAAGTGTTCCCGTCCCTTGCATCAGCCTCCCCCCTGAAGCCGGAAATCATAAAAAACGGATTTGACATCTTATGTGTCAGAGAGCTGACCGGCGGACTCTATTTTGGTAAGCCTAGAGGTAAAAGGGGCAGCGGTCCTGATGAAACTGCATTTGACACCATGGTCTATTCCAGGTTCGAAATTGAACGGATTGCCAAAATGGCCTTTGAGGCCGCCAGGAAAAGACGCAGCCTTGTCACATCTGTGGACAAGGCCAATGTACTGACCTCCATGGTTTTGTGGCGGGAAGTGGTCATAGAAACCGCTAAATCATATCCTGATGTCACCTTGAATCATATATATGTTGATAATGCCGCCATGCAGCTTATCCGAAATCCCCAGCAATTTGATGTGCTTTTATGCGGAAATATGTTTGGAGATATTATATCGGATGAATGCGCCATGATTACCGGCTCAATGGGATTGCTTTCCTCGGCAAGCCTGAATGAAAAAAAATTCGGCCTTTATGAGCCGGCCGGAGGCTCAGCACCTGACATTGCGGGTAAAGGTATAGCCAACCCCATTGCCCAGATCCTGTCCGCAGCCATGATGTTGAAATACACCTTTGGACAAACCCAGGCCGCTGATGCCATTGAGGCAGCAATTTCCGATGTTCTTGATCGGGGAATTCTCACCGCAGACCTGACAGATAAAAAAGAAAATGCCGTCAATACTGAAGAAATGGGAACTGAGATTATAAATGCCTTGACAAATTAA
- a CDS encoding ABC transporter ATP-binding protein has product MATNDVCFSVDHNGLTSIIGPNGAGKTTFINIVTGKIGASSGRILFKEKDITNTPTHKLVKQGICRTFQINSLFEDLSVFENLRIARQAKVGGSFRIFSLKQKLKPVIKDTWAMLERLGLDKMADLPAKNLAYGDQRVLEVGIAMAGDPKVLFLDEPTAGMSPSETHHIADLIKDLANDISVVLVEHDMDMVMRISDRITVLQDGCIISEGTPEDIRKNQQVREAYLGKAA; this is encoded by the coding sequence ATGGCAACCAATGATGTTTGTTTCAGTGTTGACCATAATGGATTAACCTCGATTATCGGTCCCAACGGTGCCGGAAAGACCACTTTTATCAATATTGTCACTGGAAAAATCGGAGCCAGTTCCGGAAGGATCTTATTCAAGGAAAAAGACATTACCAACACGCCCACCCATAAGCTGGTAAAGCAGGGGATTTGCAGGACCTTCCAGATCAACAGCCTGTTTGAAGACTTAAGTGTATTTGAAAACTTGAGAATTGCCAGGCAGGCCAAAGTCGGGGGCTCTTTTCGCATATTTTCCTTAAAACAAAAATTGAAACCGGTCATTAAAGATACATGGGCCATGCTGGAACGCCTGGGGTTGGACAAGATGGCTGACCTGCCGGCCAAAAACCTGGCCTATGGTGATCAGCGGGTGCTCGAGGTCGGCATTGCCATGGCCGGAGACCCCAAGGTTCTGTTTCTGGATGAACCCACGGCCGGCATGTCACCGTCGGAAACCCATCATATTGCAGACTTAATCAAAGATCTGGCCAATGATATCAGCGTTGTCCTGGTGGAGCACGATATGGATATGGTCATGCGGATTTCAGACCGGATCACGGTCCTCCAGGACGGTTGCATCATTTCAGAAGGTACACCCGAGGACATTCGCAAGAATCAGCAAGTCAGAGAGGCATATCTTGGAAAAGCGGCATAA
- the tig gene encoding trigger factor: MQVKIEDQSSIKKVLSFEIPKETISKELNKAYAELKKKADIKGFRKGKIPRKVLENRFSADVHAEVAPRLIQEAFVEAVENHKLDIVGGPQLDPPELKPDADYAFEISVEVRPELDDIDLQGLEIKKRLYEVAEGEIESQIYMLQKSMATKRKVEEERPVKEGDFVLIDYEGFLNGEAFEHTPKVENYVTAINREPLPKEFSEKLIGCIPVQDLEIDVVYDDDYHDENLKGKTIQYKVTLKEIQEEVLPEANDDLVKDLDQFETLEDVKAAIRDNLEKGIAQRVKHEMSEQIFSQILEKIDFQVPEALVEGELNGIIAETEQAYAQNNTSLEDVGLSREIMQEKYKDVAEKQARRHLILDKIITQEKIELSDEELDAGFEEMAQAMSATKDAIKNFFNMDPRQLDYYKHTQLEKKAIDLIVEKSNVVEVTPEDSQDADVQTEEEGVQA, from the coding sequence ATGCAGGTAAAAATCGAAGATCAGAGTAGTATTAAAAAAGTGCTTTCTTTTGAAATTCCTAAGGAAACAATTTCCAAAGAGTTGAATAAAGCGTATGCCGAGTTGAAAAAGAAGGCAGATATTAAAGGTTTTCGAAAAGGAAAAATTCCCAGAAAAGTGCTTGAAAACCGGTTTTCCGCAGACGTTCATGCCGAAGTTGCCCCGCGCCTGATCCAGGAGGCGTTTGTTGAAGCAGTTGAAAATCATAAGTTAGATATTGTGGGCGGGCCCCAACTTGACCCCCCGGAACTCAAGCCGGATGCTGATTATGCGTTTGAGATCTCTGTGGAAGTTAGACCTGAACTGGATGATATTGATTTACAAGGTCTTGAAATTAAAAAGAGGCTTTATGAAGTAGCCGAGGGCGAGATTGAAAGCCAGATATATATGCTTCAAAAGAGCATGGCTACAAAACGGAAGGTCGAAGAGGAACGTCCGGTAAAAGAAGGCGACTTTGTTCTGATTGATTATGAAGGGTTTCTAAATGGAGAAGCCTTTGAGCATACCCCTAAAGTTGAAAATTATGTTACCGCTATTAATAGGGAACCGTTGCCCAAGGAATTTTCTGAAAAACTTATCGGTTGTATTCCGGTTCAGGACCTGGAAATTGACGTGGTTTACGATGATGATTATCATGATGAGAATCTGAAAGGAAAAACCATTCAATATAAGGTTACACTCAAGGAAATTCAGGAAGAGGTGCTGCCCGAAGCCAATGATGACCTGGTAAAAGATCTTGACCAATTTGAAACCCTTGAAGATGTAAAAGCTGCCATCCGGGATAACCTTGAAAAGGGGATTGCCCAACGGGTCAAGCATGAAATGAGTGAACAGATTTTTTCCCAAATTCTTGAAAAAATAGACTTTCAAGTCCCCGAAGCCCTGGTTGAAGGTGAACTTAACGGTATTATTGCCGAGACGGAACAGGCCTATGCCCAGAATAACACCTCCCTTGAAGACGTCGGCTTAAGCCGGGAAATCATGCAGGAAAAATATAAGGATGTGGCTGAAAAACAGGCTCGTCGGCATCTGATCCTGGATAAAATAATTACCCAGGAAAAGATAGAGCTCAGCGATGAAGAACTTGACGCCGGCTTTGAAGAGATGGCCCAGGCCATGAGTGCGACAAAGGATGCCATCAAGAATTTTTTCAACATGGACCCGCGTCAGCTTGACTATTATAAACATACCCAGCTTGAAAAAAAGGCGATTGACCTTATAGTAGAGAAAAGCAACGTAGTTGAAGTGACGCCGGAGGATTCGCAAGACGCTGATGTACAAACTGAGGAAGAAGGTGTGCAGGCGTAA
- the lon gene encoding endopeptidase La: MISISRFFNPEDGPEKEKKTLPLVPLRDIVLFPFVTTSIFVGREKSIRALSQAMGGDKKIFLTTQKNPEVLKPTIEDLFQVGTEARITQLLRLPDGTVKALVEGVARGCIIKMADQDGFQVVDYIDVDEKPLTEANTEAAVRTVHEAFKHYADLSGVVSKSFFKGLDVLEQHPSRYADTIAAQLPFKVQDKQTLLECGDIEERFFLLLKFIQKETEVFSMSQKIKGRVKEQMDKLQKRHYLNEQMRAIQKEMGEDGQGGEFADLEKKIKAKRMPKEAAGVVRTELEKLKLMPATSSEATVVRNYIDWLISMPWYRKKRVKNEISKAEKILDQDHYGLKKPKERILEYLAVQILVKKIKGPILCLVGPPGVGKTSLARSVARATGRSFARISLGGVRDEAEIRGHRRTYVGAMPGKIIQTLKKTGFNNPVLCLDEIDKMTSDFRGDPSSALLEALDPEQNKNFNDHYLEIDYDLSEILFITTANTLHEIPAPLRDRMEVIQIPGYTDYEKCQIATGYLIPKQMRENGLDEEEVSFSKTSVQMIIKQYTKEAGVRNLEREISSVLRKIATEIVRTKTRKKYQVTANTVSKYLGQSKFRNSILEQEDKTGIVTGLAWTQAGGELLTIEAVTMPGKGNVMVTGKLGDVMKESSQAAVSYVRSRSESLNIREDFYKDTDIHIHVPEGAIPKDGPSAGIAMCTAVVSILTGRPVSRTVAMTGEITLRGRVLPIGGLKEKLLAAHANGIKKVILCEENKKDIIDVPKAIQKQLDIVYVESMSEVLEHALV, translated from the coding sequence ATGATCAGTATTTCCCGTTTTTTCAATCCCGAGGATGGGCCTGAAAAGGAGAAAAAGACACTTCCGCTGGTGCCCCTGAGGGATATTGTCCTCTTCCCCTTTGTTACAACCTCTATTTTTGTCGGAAGGGAAAAATCCATCAGGGCGCTTTCCCAGGCCATGGGCGGTGATAAGAAGATTTTTCTTACGACCCAGAAAAATCCGGAAGTCCTGAAACCGACTATTGAGGATCTTTTTCAGGTAGGCACCGAAGCCCGGATTACACAGCTGTTGAGATTGCCGGATGGTACGGTAAAGGCCTTGGTTGAAGGCGTTGCCAGAGGCTGTATCATTAAAATGGCTGACCAGGACGGTTTTCAGGTTGTTGATTATATTGACGTCGATGAAAAGCCGTTGACCGAAGCCAACACTGAGGCTGCCGTCCGCACTGTTCATGAAGCGTTCAAGCATTATGCCGACTTGTCCGGCGTGGTTTCCAAAAGTTTTTTCAAGGGGCTGGATGTCCTTGAGCAGCATCCGTCAAGGTATGCCGATACCATTGCCGCCCAACTGCCCTTCAAAGTTCAGGATAAACAGACGCTGCTGGAGTGTGGTGATATTGAAGAACGTTTCTTTTTGCTTTTAAAGTTTATTCAAAAGGAGACGGAAGTTTTTTCCATGTCCCAGAAGATTAAGGGCAGGGTTAAAGAACAGATGGATAAACTTCAAAAGCGCCACTACCTTAATGAACAGATGCGGGCTATCCAAAAGGAAATGGGCGAGGATGGTCAGGGTGGTGAGTTTGCAGATCTTGAAAAAAAGATCAAGGCCAAGCGCATGCCTAAAGAAGCCGCCGGTGTTGTGCGTACGGAGTTGGAAAAGCTTAAACTGATGCCTGCAACTTCCTCGGAAGCAACCGTGGTCAGAAATTACATTGACTGGTTGATTTCCATGCCCTGGTACCGGAAAAAACGGGTAAAAAATGAAATTTCAAAGGCAGAGAAGATTCTGGATCAGGACCATTACGGCTTGAAAAAACCCAAGGAGAGAATCCTTGAGTATTTAGCTGTTCAGATTCTGGTTAAAAAGATAAAAGGGCCAATTCTCTGCCTGGTGGGGCCTCCGGGGGTAGGCAAGACATCTCTTGCCCGGTCTGTGGCCAGGGCTACCGGGCGTTCCTTTGCCCGAATTTCCCTGGGTGGGGTTCGTGATGAGGCAGAGATTCGGGGGCACCGAAGAACTTATGTTGGTGCCATGCCCGGAAAGATTATACAGACATTGAAAAAAACAGGGTTTAACAACCCGGTGTTGTGTCTGGATGAAATTGATAAAATGACCAGTGATTTTAGAGGCGATCCCTCTTCTGCGCTTCTGGAGGCACTGGATCCTGAACAGAACAAAAATTTTAACGATCATTATCTTGAAATTGATTATGATCTGTCTGAGATTTTGTTTATCACCACAGCAAACACCCTGCATGAAATCCCGGCCCCCTTGCGTGACCGCATGGAGGTGATCCAGATCCCCGGGTATACCGATTATGAAAAATGTCAGATTGCCACCGGTTACCTGATTCCCAAGCAGATGCGTGAAAACGGGCTGGATGAAGAGGAGGTTTCTTTTTCAAAAACGTCAGTTCAGATGATTATCAAGCAGTACACCAAGGAAGCCGGGGTGAGAAATCTTGAGCGTGAGATTTCTTCTGTGCTTAGAAAAATAGCTACAGAAATTGTACGGACCAAAACGCGTAAAAAATATCAGGTTACAGCAAATACGGTTTCAAAATATCTGGGGCAGTCTAAGTTTAGAAATTCCATTCTGGAACAGGAGGATAAAACCGGAATCGTTACCGGATTGGCCTGGACCCAGGCAGGCGGTGAGCTTTTAACCATTGAAGCTGTGACCATGCCGGGCAAGGGGAATGTAATGGTTACCGGAAAGCTTGGGGACGTGATGAAGGAAAGCTCCCAGGCCGCTGTGTCCTATGTTCGTTCAAGGAGTGAAAGTCTTAACATCAGAGAAGACTTTTATAAGGATACGGATATTCATATCCATGTGCCTGAAGGGGCCATTCCAAAGGATGGGCCTTCAGCCGGAATTGCCATGTGCACGGCCGTCGTTTCTATTCTCACCGGCCGACCTGTAAGCCGGACAGTGGCCATGACGGGGGAAATTACCCTTCGCGGAAGGGTACTGCCCATTGGCGGCCTAAAGGAGAAACTTCTGGCAGCCCATGCCAATGGGATTAAAAAGGTTATTCTCTGCGAGGAAAATAAAAAAGACATCATAGACGTTCCCAAAGCGATTCAAAAACAGCTTGATATTGTCTATGTGGAAAGTATGTCTGAAGTCCTTGAGCATGCCCTGGTATAG
- a CDS encoding ABC transporter ATP-binding protein: MEKRHKILEIEDMQTYYGDSHVIQGLSMHVYKQEAVSIIGRNGAGKTTTLRSIMGLTPPRSGNIFIDGRQTTRWQPHKVSRLGVAYVPAERHIFPGLSVEENLRLAARPGSGENAWTLEKVCEHFPVLADRSHQDGATLSGGQQQTLAIGRALISNPRIIIMDEPSQGLSPILVETITDVVLKFCVQSGITLLIVEQNYQMALEVASRHYLMDTRGQIVNNLTTRELEDNPEIIQSHLSV; this comes from the coding sequence TTGGAAAAGCGGCATAAGATCCTTGAAATTGAAGACATGCAGACCTATTACGGCGACAGCCACGTTATCCAGGGGCTTTCCATGCACGTGTACAAGCAGGAAGCCGTTTCAATTATCGGGCGTAACGGTGCCGGGAAAACCACAACCTTAAGATCCATTATGGGCCTGACCCCGCCCCGGTCCGGCAACATCTTTATTGACGGCCGGCAAACCACCCGGTGGCAGCCCCATAAAGTATCCCGGCTGGGAGTGGCCTATGTGCCTGCGGAACGCCACATTTTCCCGGGATTAAGTGTCGAGGAAAACCTGCGCCTGGCAGCCAGGCCGGGGAGCGGTGAAAATGCCTGGACACTTGAAAAAGTGTGCGAGCATTTTCCGGTACTGGCCGATAGAAGCCATCAGGACGGCGCTACCCTGAGCGGTGGTCAACAGCAGACGCTGGCCATTGGCAGGGCCCTGATCAGTAATCCCCGGATAATTATCATGGACGAGCCCTCACAGGGTCTGTCACCGATCCTGGTCGAGACCATTACGGATGTGGTTTTAAAATTTTGTGTCCAATCGGGTATCACCCTTTTGATTGTCGAACAAAATTACCAAATGGCGCTCGAGGTCGCAAGCCGCCACTATCTCATGGACACCCGGGGGCAAATTGTTAATAATCTGACCACCCGGGAGCTTGAGGACAATCCTGAAATCATTCAATCCCATTTATCGGTTTAA
- the clpX gene encoding ATP-dependent Clp protease ATP-binding subunit ClpX gives MAKKDDANDQFFCSFCGKNQKEVKKLIAGPSVYICNECIKLCSEIIEDEEKELAVEPESAKEFMVPKQIKDQLDSYIIEQDRAKKVLSVAVYNHYKRLASHLTKSGDDIEIQKSNILIIGPTGCGKTLLAQTLARFLDVPFAIADATALTEAGYVGEDVENIVLSLVQNADYDIEKAQKGIIYIDEIDKISQRGDNPSITRDVSGEGVQQALLKIIEGTIASVPPKGGRKHPQQDYVKVDTSNILFICGGTFTGLEKVVERRLTQKTMGFGAKIADKKDINIGELLGQVKPEDLIRFGLIPEFLGRLPIITSIGELNEDSLVKILTQPKNALVRQYQELFRIEGVNLQFTDEALEAMAKEAVARKSGARGLRAIMEETMMNIMYELPSKKDVVECVVGEEVVLNNEEPILLYEQPKKQA, from the coding sequence ATGGCCAAAAAAGATGATGCGAACGATCAGTTTTTCTGTTCATTCTGCGGTAAAAACCAAAAAGAAGTAAAAAAACTGATAGCCGGGCCCAGCGTCTATATCTGTAATGAATGTATTAAGCTGTGCAGTGAAATTATTGAAGATGAAGAAAAAGAACTGGCTGTCGAGCCGGAAAGCGCCAAGGAATTCATGGTGCCCAAGCAGATTAAAGATCAGCTTGATTCATATATCATAGAACAGGATCGTGCAAAAAAGGTCTTGTCCGTAGCGGTTTATAATCATTATAAAAGACTGGCCTCACATTTGACAAAAAGCGGTGATGATATTGAAATTCAGAAAAGCAATATTCTGATTATCGGGCCGACTGGATGTGGGAAAACCCTTCTGGCCCAAACCCTTGCCAGGTTTCTGGATGTCCCTTTTGCCATTGCTGATGCCACGGCCCTGACCGAGGCCGGTTATGTTGGCGAGGATGTGGAGAATATCGTTCTCTCCCTGGTTCAGAATGCTGATTACGATATTGAGAAGGCCCAAAAAGGTATCATCTACATTGATGAGATAGATAAAATTTCCCAGCGGGGGGACAACCCTTCAATTACCCGGGATGTTTCCGGAGAAGGGGTTCAGCAGGCCCTGCTCAAGATCATTGAAGGCACCATTGCTTCAGTGCCCCCCAAGGGAGGAAGAAAACATCCCCAGCAAGATTATGTAAAGGTGGATACATCCAATATCCTGTTTATCTGCGGAGGAACGTTTACGGGCCTTGAAAAAGTGGTTGAACGCCGCTTGACCCAGAAAACCATGGGATTTGGCGCTAAAATCGCAGATAAAAAAGATATAAATATCGGAGAGCTCCTGGGGCAGGTAAAGCCAGAAGATTTGATTAGGTTCGGCCTGATCCCCGAGTTTTTAGGACGACTGCCCATTATAACGTCCATAGGGGAACTTAATGAGGATTCTCTGGTCAAGATTCTTACCCAGCCTAAGAATGCTTTGGTTCGGCAGTATCAGGAGCTTTTTCGCATTGAAGGGGTGAATCTGCAATTTACGGATGAGGCCCTTGAAGCTATGGCCAAGGAAGCCGTTGCCAGAAAATCCGGAGCCAGAGGGCTGCGTGCCATTATGGAGGAAACCATGATGAACATCATGTATGAGCTTCCTTCTAAAAAAGATGTGGTTGAGTGTGTGGTGGGCGAAGAAGTTGTATTAAACAATGAGGAGCCCATCTTGCTGTATGAGCAGCCCAAAAAGCAGGCTTAA
- the clpP gene encoding ATP-dependent Clp endopeptidase proteolytic subunit ClpP, which translates to MPLIPMVVEQSNRGERAYDIYSRLLKDRIIFLGSPIDNEIANLIVAQMLFLESEDPEKDINFYINSPGGVVTAGMAIYDTIQYIKPDVATVCIGQAASMGALLLTAGTSGKRFALPNARIMIHQPLGGAQGQATDIKIQATEILRMKDVLNEIIAKHTGQDIEKVAADTERDFFMSGEQALEYGIIDRVVSDRSQLEQASEQEASKES; encoded by the coding sequence GTGCCTCTTATTCCAATGGTTGTTGAGCAGAGCAACAGGGGAGAACGTGCTTATGATATCTATTCACGGCTTTTAAAAGACAGGATTATTTTTTTGGGATCTCCCATAGACAATGAAATTGCCAATCTCATTGTTGCACAGATGCTGTTTCTTGAATCCGAGGATCCTGAGAAAGATATAAATTTTTATATCAATTCCCCTGGCGGCGTTGTGACAGCAGGCATGGCTATTTATGACACCATCCAGTACATTAAGCCGGATGTGGCAACGGTGTGTATCGGTCAGGCAGCCAGTATGGGGGCGTTACTTCTAACTGCCGGAACATCCGGCAAACGGTTTGCCCTGCCCAACGCCAGGATTATGATTCATCAGCCCCTGGGCGGTGCCCAGGGGCAGGCCACTGACATCAAGATTCAGGCGACTGAAATTTTAAGAATGAAAGATGTTTTGAACGAAATTATAGCAAAGCATACGGGACAGGACATTGAAAAGGTTGCGGCTGATACGGAACGTGATTTTTTTATGTCCGGGGAGCAAGCTTTGGAATACGGCATTATTGACCGTGTGGTCAGTGACAGAAGCCAATTGGAACAGGCCTCTGAGCAGGAGGCGTCAAAGGAGTCATAA